In one window of Chryseobacterium phocaeense DNA:
- a CDS encoding 3'-5' exonuclease, which translates to MKTTNEILIIDLEATCWENDRIPAGQKVDIIEIGICKLDLKSKAISQKQSIYVIPERSEINDFCTKLTGITPELIEEKGIYFEEACEKIREEYHAERLTWAGYGNFDREQVFEQCDWLGIEIPFGGNYLNVMEEFRDHFRLHKLIGLKRALNHLKMDFEGNHHSGADDAYNAARILRKILE; encoded by the coding sequence ATGAAAACAACCAATGAAATATTAATCATCGATTTGGAGGCCACATGCTGGGAAAATGACAGAATTCCGGCCGGACAAAAAGTCGATATTATAGAAATAGGAATTTGTAAGCTGGATTTAAAATCTAAAGCTATTTCCCAAAAACAAAGCATCTATGTAATACCGGAAAGATCAGAAATTAATGACTTCTGCACAAAACTGACCGGAATTACTCCTGAACTGATTGAAGAAAAAGGAATCTATTTTGAGGAAGCCTGTGAAAAAATCAGGGAAGAATATCATGCAGAACGGCTTACCTGGGCCGGTTATGGGAACTTCGACAGGGAACAGGTTTTCGAGCAGTGCGACTGGCTTGGAATAGAGATCCCCTTCGGAGGAAATTATCTCAATGTGATGGAAGAGTTCAGAGACCATTTCAGACTGCATAAATTAATAGGGCTGAAAAGAGCCCTGAACCATCTCAAGATGGATTTTGAAGGAAACCATCACAGCGGAGCAGACGATGCTTACAATGCCGCCAGAATTTTACGGAAAATTTTGGAGTAA
- a CDS encoding VOC family protein, which translates to MIKGLYETHIQVSDLENSVKFYTEILGLKLAHRDETRPIVFLWIGDEKEFMLGLWEQKENLQPRHFAFSSSTEDILNYSVDFLKNKDLKPYNFLKDGMDQPMVFAWMPALAIYFNDPDGNQLEFISILEGEGRPELGVITYEEWIEQQ; encoded by the coding sequence ATGATCAAGGGATTATATGAAACCCATATTCAGGTGAGCGATCTGGAAAATTCTGTAAAGTTTTATACTGAAATATTAGGTTTGAAACTGGCTCACAGGGATGAGACCCGCCCTATCGTATTTTTATGGATCGGGGATGAAAAAGAATTTATGCTTGGATTGTGGGAACAGAAAGAAAACCTGCAGCCAAGGCATTTTGCGTTTTCAAGCAGTACAGAAGATATTTTAAATTATTCCGTTGATTTTCTCAAAAATAAAGACCTGAAGCCTTACAATTTCCTGAAAGACGGTATGGACCAGCCTATGGTTTTTGCCTGGATGCCTGCACTGGCCATTTATTTCAACGATCCGGACGGTAACCAGCTTGAATTTATTTCTATTCTCGAAGGTGAAGGCAGGCCGGAACTGGGCGTGATTACGTATGAAGAATGGATAGAGCAGCAATAA
- a CDS encoding SWIM zinc finger family protein, with amino-acid sequence MEDTLIYNYQRPSALIKNEASEELFLSRYSEIQKNTDAPCFFWGDVCQPFILARCLITLSNIVKSSFNLSPFQMALLKDPIVTAGNSRLRFEGFSHCAGVYARVDVIPEGLHGEFMENGTTNVDFNQPMITALGSIRPNERIMLSVGEKEVGLYKDEKKVVERKVPLPVKWIKGLSTVQIYLSQSEKLHSFNKIQTQQLFRGIPKGAVKSDYYLIIRGNKPMFSPVKSADAVCIGGLHRLRLLEPLLPYIDQMNVFPHSDMQSTTWQLYMGNIRFIFSLSRDSWRGFSGEGAVLDSLIDDISDEWIDALDKYAYANQFFNPSAFALDENISLQKTDNLTGRLAAMGLLGYDLDENGFFYRRLPFKLERIIGLNPRMKNAEKLIEEGKVEILNKTEARTEARVEGTGVHHTVIISPDKERCTCEWFSKYQGERGPCKHVLAVKKLILT; translated from the coding sequence ATGGAAGATACGCTTATTTACAATTATCAGAGACCATCGGCTTTGATAAAAAATGAGGCATCTGAAGAACTGTTTCTGTCCAGGTACAGCGAAATTCAGAAGAATACAGATGCTCCCTGCTTTTTCTGGGGAGACGTTTGTCAGCCTTTTATACTGGCCAGATGCCTGATTACGCTTTCCAATATTGTGAAATCAAGCTTTAACCTGTCACCGTTTCAGATGGCATTGCTGAAAGATCCCATCGTAACGGCTGGAAACAGCAGGCTGAGGTTTGAAGGATTCTCACATTGTGCAGGTGTGTATGCAAGGGTAGATGTAATACCCGAAGGCCTGCATGGCGAGTTTATGGAAAACGGAACCACCAATGTGGATTTTAACCAACCTATGATCACGGCACTGGGAAGTATCCGTCCCAATGAAAGGATCATGCTTTCTGTGGGCGAAAAAGAAGTCGGGCTTTATAAAGATGAAAAAAAAGTGGTGGAACGTAAGGTTCCATTGCCTGTAAAATGGATTAAAGGGTTGAGTACCGTTCAGATTTATCTCTCACAATCAGAAAAGCTTCATTCTTTCAATAAAATCCAGACCCAGCAGCTTTTCAGGGGAATTCCGAAAGGAGCTGTAAAATCTGATTATTATTTGATAATCAGGGGGAATAAGCCTATGTTTTCACCCGTAAAATCAGCGGATGCAGTTTGCATCGGAGGCCTTCACCGGCTTCGGCTGCTTGAGCCCCTTCTTCCGTATATTGACCAGATGAATGTTTTTCCGCATTCAGATATGCAGTCTACCACGTGGCAGCTGTATATGGGAAACATAAGGTTCATTTTTTCATTGTCAAGAGATTCCTGGAGAGGGTTTTCCGGAGAAGGAGCGGTCCTGGACAGCCTGATTGATGATATTTCTGATGAATGGATTGACGCGCTGGATAAATATGCGTATGCCAATCAGTTCTTTAATCCGTCAGCGTTTGCTTTGGATGAAAATATCAGTCTTCAGAAAACGGATAACCTTACCGGGAGGCTCGCTGCTATGGGGCTTTTGGGGTATGATCTTGATGAAAACGGATTTTTCTACCGGAGACTGCCTTTTAAACTTGAACGGATTATCGGTTTAAATCCACGGATGAAGAATGCCGAAAAGCTTATTGAAGAAGGAAAAGTTGAAATTTTAAATAAAACAGAAGCCAGAACAGAAGCCAGAGTAGAGGGTACCGGTGTACATCATACGGTGATCATAAGTCCTGATAAGGAACGTTGCACCTGCGAATGGTTCAGTAAATACCAGGGTGAAAGGGGACCATGCAAACATGTTCTCGCCGTAAAGAAATTAATTCTTACCTGA
- a CDS encoding RNA ligase, Rnl2 family, which produces MIFKTYNTIENAYQTRMIDQIRLQGFGDEVFVVQEKVHGANFSFFTDGKEIKIGKRTAFIEKDEKFFNAHQVLERYRKNVMDLFQTVKNMHPQTETVVIYGELFGGGYKHKEVEPVKNAVKVQKGIEYAPHNEFYAFDIKLNGTTYLDTDLVNQIFEETGFFYAKIVFQGSLEEALKFPNVFDTKIPGWLGLPEIEDNICEGTIVKTLKTRYFGNGSRVILKNKNEKWTEKSKMVKKYRPVKEQVRFSDTAGNIWEEIQKYVTANRLNNVVSKIGEFHPGMMGKVIGLFAHDILEDFGKDFPAAFTSIEKEEQKRINKKLNTLVIHCIKEEFMTLKV; this is translated from the coding sequence ATGATTTTCAAAACATACAACACTATAGAAAACGCTTACCAGACCCGCATGATAGATCAGATCAGGCTTCAGGGTTTTGGGGATGAGGTTTTCGTAGTGCAGGAAAAGGTTCACGGGGCAAATTTCTCTTTCTTTACCGACGGAAAGGAAATTAAGATCGGAAAAAGAACCGCTTTTATTGAAAAAGATGAAAAGTTTTTCAATGCCCATCAGGTATTGGAACGCTACAGGAAAAATGTGATGGATCTGTTCCAAACAGTTAAAAACATGCATCCTCAAACGGAAACTGTTGTGATTTACGGCGAATTATTCGGCGGAGGATACAAGCATAAGGAAGTAGAGCCCGTAAAAAATGCGGTCAAAGTGCAAAAAGGGATTGAATATGCCCCTCATAATGAATTTTACGCTTTCGATATTAAGCTGAACGGAACCACTTATCTGGATACGGATTTGGTGAATCAGATTTTTGAGGAAACCGGTTTTTTCTATGCTAAAATAGTGTTCCAGGGCTCACTGGAAGAAGCTTTGAAGTTCCCGAATGTTTTTGATACCAAAATTCCGGGTTGGCTTGGTCTGCCTGAAATTGAGGATAATATCTGCGAAGGAACCATTGTCAAAACTTTGAAAACCAGATATTTTGGAAACGGTTCAAGGGTCATTCTGAAAAATAAGAATGAAAAATGGACCGAAAAATCCAAAATGGTTAAAAAATACAGACCCGTGAAGGAACAGGTCCGTTTCAGTGACACTGCCGGAAATATTTGGGAAGAAATCCAAAAATACGTTACCGCAAACAGGCTGAATAATGTAGTAAGCAAGATTGGCGAATTTCATCCCGGTATGATGGGTAAGGTGATTGGCCTTTTTGCACATGATATTCTGGAAGATTTTGGAAAGGATTTCCCTGCAGCTTTCACTTCAATAGAAAAAGAAGAACAGAAAAGGATCAATAAAAAATTGAATACTTTGGTTATTCATTGTATAAAAGAAGAGTTCATGACTCTTAAAGTCTAA
- a CDS encoding ribonuclease H-like YkuK family protein, with translation METQQEVWQNMKGNFFLKPITQLVEEAIIREQANGHRLKVCVGSDSHVYGDAISYATAIVFVREGKGAFTFIRKEREIQKISIKERMLNEVNRSVEIAYAICAILDAYGVEMEVHADINTDPDFKSNAALKDAMGYILGMGYVFKAKPYAFASSNCADMMV, from the coding sequence ATGGAAACGCAACAAGAAGTATGGCAGAATATGAAAGGAAATTTTTTCCTGAAACCTATCACGCAGCTGGTAGAAGAAGCCATTATCCGCGAACAGGCTAACGGCCACCGACTGAAAGTATGTGTGGGTTCAGATTCCCACGTGTATGGCGACGCCATCAGCTATGCCACGGCCATTGTATTTGTTCGGGAAGGAAAAGGAGCGTTTACCTTTATCAGAAAAGAAAGAGAAATACAGAAAATCAGTATCAAAGAAAGAATGCTGAATGAGGTAAACAGATCCGTAGAAATTGCCTACGCTATCTGTGCCATTCTGGATGCTTATGGAGTAGAAATGGAGGTACACGCAGACATTAATACCGACCCGGATTTCAAGTCAAATGCCGCATTGAAGGATGCGATGGGCTATATCCTGGGAATGGGGTATGTGTTTAAGGCAAAACCGTATGCCTTTGCAAGCTCTAATTGTGCTGATATGATGGTGTAA
- a CDS encoding ATP-grasp domain-containing protein yields the protein MYFLIQANVYLDPDNYRIFNVLEELNIDYEVINIPPTAEKIDFKTDRKDVFVYGSVTIARLAKQNSEWFPGSFYGGNHLYEVYSRFYGENLLNYKVSVHKISEDLVWKNNEIKFIKPYNEAKIFTGRVFTEIEWKDFVFESIENQSNRITGDSMVQVSEAKCTIKEARLWIIGGQIIDGGYYKFNDNAPFEEKVSEDGLVFANEMIKLFNLEKAFVMDICLTDEGWKIVEINCINSSGFYPNTNVKSVIKALNIYFSN from the coding sequence ATGTATTTTTTAATTCAGGCCAATGTCTATTTAGATCCGGATAATTACAGAATTTTTAATGTATTGGAGGAATTAAATATTGATTATGAAGTAATTAATATTCCACCAACAGCAGAGAAAATAGACTTTAAAACAGACCGGAAGGATGTTTTTGTATACGGTTCTGTAACGATAGCAAGACTGGCAAAACAGAATTCAGAGTGGTTTCCTGGTTCTTTTTATGGGGGTAATCATTTGTATGAAGTGTATTCCAGATTTTATGGAGAAAATCTCCTTAATTATAAAGTTTCTGTTCATAAAATTTCAGAAGACCTTGTTTGGAAGAATAATGAAATAAAATTTATTAAGCCTTACAACGAAGCTAAAATTTTTACAGGAAGAGTTTTCACGGAAATAGAATGGAAAGATTTCGTTTTTGAATCAATCGAAAATCAATCTAATAGAATTACGGGTGATTCAATGGTTCAGGTTTCAGAAGCAAAATGTACCATAAAAGAAGCAAGACTTTGGATTATAGGCGGACAGATAATCGATGGAGGATACTATAAATTTAATGATAATGCTCCTTTTGAAGAGAAGGTTTCAGAAGACGGACTTGTTTTTGCCAATGAAATGATCAAACTTTTTAATCTTGAAAAGGCTTTCGTAATGGATATCTGCTTAACGGATGAAGGCTGGAAAATTGTAGAAATAAACTGTATTAACAGTTCCGGGTTTTATCCCAATACAAATGTGAAAAGTGTTATCAAAGCATTGAATATTTACTTTTCTAATTAA
- a CDS encoding TROVE domain-containing protein, protein MKFNFLKKEKNTVMNYEGAKAFTMSPAEELYSAVVTTGLSDTSYEKGNDRLQRIQSLIKKNDPEFVAKLAVYARKDMYLRSIPLVLTAELAKQASGTDLVSRTVDGVVQRADEITELLAYYQSANQRTETKKLNKLSKQIQKGLAKSFNKFDEYQFAKYNRKAEVTLKDALFLVHPKAKDENQQAVFNKIVGDALETPYTWEVELSVLGQTKFATDAEKKLAFKNKWEELILSNKLGYMATLRNLRNILEAGVSSDAIYKVCSYLSSEKAVLNSKQLPFRFLAAYRELAAMNSPYLSSVLEALEDAVTVSAKNIKGFGFETSVVIAADVSGSMQKAVSPKSKILLYDIGLLMSMILQSQCKNVITGMFGDSWKRVPMPKNGILRNVNEFYKREGEVGYSTNGYLVIEDLISKREKTDKIMIFTDTQLWNSNGTRNTIEDSWKRYKSIAREAKLYIFDLAGYGRQPLDIRQNDVYLIAGWSDKVFDVLNALENKKSAVQMIKKVVL, encoded by the coding sequence ATGAAATTTAATTTTTTAAAGAAAGAGAAAAATACCGTAATGAACTACGAAGGGGCAAAAGCATTTACCATGTCGCCTGCTGAAGAATTATACAGTGCTGTTGTTACAACAGGATTGTCTGATACTTCCTATGAAAAAGGAAATGACAGATTACAGAGAATTCAGTCTCTGATCAAAAAGAATGACCCTGAATTTGTAGCTAAACTGGCGGTTTATGCCAGAAAAGATATGTACCTCCGTTCAATTCCTTTGGTGTTGACTGCCGAGCTGGCCAAGCAGGCTTCGGGTACTGATCTGGTGAGCAGAACGGTTGATGGTGTTGTTCAGAGAGCGGATGAAATTACCGAGCTTTTGGCCTACTACCAAAGTGCTAACCAAAGAACTGAAACCAAAAAGCTGAACAAACTTTCCAAGCAGATCCAGAAAGGTCTTGCAAAGTCTTTCAATAAATTTGATGAATACCAGTTTGCGAAATACAACAGGAAAGCTGAAGTTACGCTAAAGGATGCTTTATTCCTGGTTCACCCGAAAGCAAAGGATGAAAACCAGCAGGCAGTTTTCAACAAAATTGTGGGAGATGCACTGGAAACTCCTTACACCTGGGAAGTAGAGCTTTCAGTTTTAGGGCAGACAAAATTTGCAACTGATGCGGAAAAAAAACTGGCTTTTAAAAACAAATGGGAAGAATTGATCCTGAGTAATAAGCTGGGATATATGGCGACTTTGAGAAACCTCAGAAATATTCTGGAAGCAGGTGTCTCTTCAGATGCTATCTATAAAGTATGCAGCTATTTGTCCAGTGAAAAAGCAGTACTGAACTCAAAGCAGCTTCCGTTCAGGTTTTTAGCAGCATACAGGGAATTGGCTGCAATGAACTCTCCTTATTTGTCCTCAGTTTTGGAAGCGCTGGAAGACGCAGTAACTGTGAGTGCAAAAAACATCAAAGGTTTTGGCTTTGAGACCTCAGTAGTTATTGCGGCAGACGTTTCAGGTTCGATGCAGAAGGCGGTTTCTCCAAAAAGCAAGATTTTGCTGTATGATATCGGTTTGTTGATGTCGATGATCCTTCAGTCACAATGTAAAAATGTGATTACGGGTATGTTCGGTGATAGCTGGAAGAGGGTTCCTATGCCTAAAAACGGAATTTTGAGAAACGTTAACGAGTTTTACAAGCGTGAAGGTGAAGTAGGATATTCCACCAACGGCTATCTGGTCATTGAAGATCTGATCAGTAAAAGAGAGAAAACGGATAAAATCATGATCTTTACCGATACTCAGCTGTGGAACAGCAACGGAACCAGAAATACGATTGAAGATTCCTGGAAGCGCTATAAAAGTATCGCTCGGGAGGCTAAATTATATATTTTCGATCTGGCGGGTTATGGAAGGCAGCCTTTAGATATCAGACAAAATGATGTATATCTTATTGCAGGCTGGTCAGACAAAGTTTTTGATGTATTGAATGCTTTGGAAAACAAAAAATCTGCCGTTCAGATGATTAAAAAAGTAGTGCTGTAA
- a CDS encoding metallophosphoesterase: MKPNIFFTADHHFGHANIIKFSERPFESLDHMNEELIRRWNEKVGINDTVYHLGDISLGKPDFTKEILDRLNGKIHLIKGNHEGAALTYPKRFDSIRDYHELKIDEPENTNGKQKIILLHYAMRSWNGSYRGVWQLYGHSHGTLPDDEMALSFDVGVDCHNFYPISYEEVKEIMKRKKWTPPFAVRN, translated from the coding sequence ATGAAACCAAATATATTTTTTACGGCAGACCATCATTTCGGTCATGCCAATATTATAAAATTTTCAGAACGTCCGTTCGAATCTCTGGATCATATGAATGAAGAGCTGATCAGGAGATGGAATGAAAAGGTCGGGATCAATGATACGGTCTATCATCTTGGCGATATCAGTTTAGGAAAACCGGATTTCACCAAAGAAATTCTGGACAGGCTGAACGGTAAAATCCATCTGATCAAAGGGAACCATGAAGGCGCTGCCCTCACATATCCCAAAAGATTTGACTCCATACGAGATTATCATGAACTGAAAATCGATGAACCGGAAAACACCAATGGTAAACAGAAAATCATTCTTCTGCACTACGCCATGCGAAGCTGGAACGGCTCATACCGAGGGGTCTGGCAGCTCTACGGGCACTCACACGGAACATTACCGGATGATGAAATGGCTTTAAGCTTCGATGTAGGAGTAGACTGCCATAATTTTTACCCGATCTCCTACGAAGAAGTTAAAGAAATAATGAAACGCAAGAAGTGGACGCCGCCGTTTGCAGTAAGAAACTAA
- a CDS encoding cyclic-phosphate processing receiver domain-containing protein, which produces MEITKRLLFLDDIRYPVEAYHYSRQDVFLRKDWHIVRNYDQFVNRILEKGLPEMISFDHDLADEHYLEQDSQEFVEKKGYDCAKWLVEYCMDHYLDLPKFYCHFMNPVGKQNIESLLNNFKNY; this is translated from the coding sequence ATGGAAATAACAAAAAGATTATTGTTTCTGGATGATATAAGATACCCGGTTGAAGCGTATCATTATTCCAGACAGGATGTTTTCCTCAGAAAGGACTGGCATATTGTTCGGAATTACGATCAGTTTGTCAACAGGATTCTGGAAAAAGGACTTCCGGAAATGATTTCTTTTGACCATGATCTGGCAGATGAACATTATCTGGAACAGGATTCTCAAGAATTTGTTGAAAAAAAAGGATATGACTGTGCCAAATGGCTCGTAGAATATTGCATGGATCATTATTTAGATCTGCCAAAATTCTACTGTCACTTTATGAATCCGGTTGGAAAACAAAACATTGAAAGCCTTTTGAACAACTTTAAAAACTATTAA
- a CDS encoding 3'-5' exonuclease: MKTTENILIIDLEATCWNDRPPRGQESEIIEIGVCIMNAATGMVSKNEGILIKSLYSKVSPFCTELTSITQEMLDSEGIMLEDALDILRAEYDSEDLTWASYGNYDLNMLQNQARRFNLDYPLSDDHINVKTLFGQLHPTVRKSVGMSRALGELNLKLEGTHHRGVDDAKNIAKILHWCLRQY; the protein is encoded by the coding sequence ATGAAAACAACAGAAAATATATTAATCATAGATCTTGAAGCTACCTGTTGGAATGACAGGCCGCCAAGAGGCCAGGAAAGCGAGATCATCGAAATAGGAGTATGCATCATGAATGCCGCAACAGGTATGGTCTCAAAGAATGAAGGGATTTTAATAAAATCCTTGTACTCAAAGGTAAGCCCGTTCTGTACGGAGCTCACCTCCATCACCCAGGAAATGCTGGATAGCGAAGGCATTATGCTGGAAGATGCACTGGATATCCTTAGGGCAGAATACGACTCTGAAGATCTTACGTGGGCAAGCTACGGAAACTATGACCTGAATATGCTGCAGAATCAGGCCAGAAGATTCAATCTGGATTATCCGTTAAGCGATGACCATATCAATGTAAAGACCTTATTTGGCCAGCTGCATCCCACAGTGAGAAAAAGTGTGGGCATGAGCAGGGCTTTAGGTGAGCTTAACCTTAAACTGGAAGGTACCCACCACAGAGGCGTGGATGATGCAAAGAATATTGCAAAAATCCTGCACTGGTGCTTAAGACAGTACTAG
- a CDS encoding DUF6493 family protein, producing the protein MKERLYEILNEEKAHEIIPFLKQLSHEERKALIPTIKKLDREISKIIMTKNSYHTAGSADQHSIIDIASFVCMDQKHYGKDYWSFFRDKEQTSKILEWGCPPWFSDFINDSVEAEFTAFNYQDILGWAEKGYVQPRPELLGYHLSLQPHELEKNPETLETHFWYMCEFPSKSLPFQREWFPVVQKLIAENKIERKRFLKECLLAANRNFNKNVTGWFMDAFNALKPSDDELILLQDELMAGLASVQSKAVNTMLAHLKKIVADPEFRTGEFSHFLPNLLSSEVKTVVAASLTVTERIFQKRKKDTDNLGLALSAAFVSKDESIQTKAAKVILKYVPVSEEIKEALSHYADNILANVRPGLVQYIENRPLELDAVEPEKLELISEESRIQKPESFEDLMFFLPQAIENPGTWYYDLALDGLIRFANEADEGSVKLFEPVFQKACKTVAKWEVHHFNVLLCNLIINYGLLLLDKFPVQLKNLEKIYKRTCEDEATREVYSSYHKKLGPLKDIYAGGLAMEPFKRIAVLVFEKITLGDQTPLLSTVTHEPCWVSPEALVERLEIYQNTDTEPKDLDMQLALQRCSLEKTSDALQQVEEKLKGEYKDLLLFFFNKNPAPKGKFEHPSWWMTAGITCSPGKVFEEFKDFGYDDIPEEFLSGIYDWKTIDSKKNSYYPVELNISVPKYHLKKRQHPLFLEYFIAEQKHFAEIPSFMWSFPNTLGNVFAKIVKYCLFYSGLAEVYERNLVLSTAQALHQMKKPLDAMGLLFLGTVFLDGDKVIRGTAAEIWLEHVSHKVMDNAELGRVIGLHEKLEWAPIKRFTDIVQHQMLNVSKDHNLALEQLLAHILLQMETPVTNLKKILDIYHEVLALNQSEADKNLKEKLNTWKENSSLKKICNLLLKK; encoded by the coding sequence ATGAAAGAAAGACTTTATGAGATCCTTAATGAGGAAAAAGCACATGAAATCATCCCCTTTCTGAAACAGCTCAGCCATGAAGAAAGGAAAGCCCTGATACCTACAATAAAAAAACTGGACAGGGAGATCAGTAAGATCATAATGACGAAAAACTCCTATCATACTGCCGGCTCTGCTGATCAGCATTCTATTATTGATATCGCATCATTTGTCTGTATGGATCAGAAGCATTACGGGAAAGATTACTGGAGCTTTTTCAGAGACAAAGAGCAGACCTCTAAAATACTGGAATGGGGATGTCCACCCTGGTTTTCAGATTTTATTAATGATTCTGTTGAAGCCGAATTTACTGCATTTAACTATCAGGATATTCTTGGATGGGCCGAAAAAGGCTACGTACAGCCCAGACCTGAGTTGCTTGGCTATCACTTAAGCCTTCAGCCCCATGAACTGGAAAAAAATCCGGAGACCCTTGAAACCCATTTTTGGTACATGTGTGAATTTCCGTCGAAATCCCTTCCGTTTCAAAGAGAATGGTTTCCGGTGGTTCAGAAACTGATTGCTGAAAATAAAATTGAAAGAAAAAGATTTCTAAAGGAATGTCTGCTCGCAGCTAACAGAAATTTTAATAAAAATGTAACCGGATGGTTTATGGATGCATTCAATGCATTGAAGCCTTCTGATGACGAGCTGATTTTGCTTCAGGATGAGCTGATGGCAGGACTGGCCTCTGTTCAGTCAAAAGCAGTAAATACCATGCTGGCCCATCTGAAAAAAATAGTTGCAGATCCGGAATTCAGAACGGGTGAGTTCTCTCACTTTCTTCCGAATTTATTAAGCTCCGAAGTGAAAACCGTAGTGGCAGCCAGTCTTACCGTTACAGAAAGAATTTTCCAGAAAAGAAAAAAAGACACTGATAATCTCGGATTGGCATTAAGCGCTGCATTTGTAAGCAAAGATGAAAGTATTCAGACCAAAGCGGCAAAAGTTATTTTGAAATATGTTCCCGTTTCTGAAGAAATCAAGGAAGCTTTGTCCCATTATGCCGACAATATATTGGCAAATGTAAGACCCGGACTGGTTCAGTATATTGAGAACAGACCGTTGGAATTGGACGCTGTAGAGCCGGAAAAGCTGGAACTGATCAGTGAGGAAAGCCGTATTCAGAAGCCTGAAAGCTTTGAAGACCTGATGTTTTTCCTTCCGCAGGCCATAGAAAATCCCGGGACCTGGTACTATGATCTGGCACTGGATGGATTGATCCGTTTTGCAAATGAGGCAGATGAAGGATCTGTAAAACTTTTCGAACCCGTATTTCAAAAAGCATGTAAAACCGTTGCGAAATGGGAAGTTCATCATTTTAATGTGCTTCTGTGTAATCTGATCATCAATTACGGACTTTTGTTGTTGGATAAATTTCCGGTTCAGCTTAAGAATCTGGAGAAAATCTACAAAAGAACCTGCGAAGATGAAGCCACCAGAGAAGTGTATTCCAGTTACCATAAGAAGCTGGGGCCTCTTAAAGATATTTATGCAGGAGGTTTGGCTATGGAACCCTTTAAACGTATTGCGGTACTTGTTTTTGAAAAAATCACTTTGGGAGATCAGACGCCGCTTCTCTCTACCGTAACCCATGAACCGTGCTGGGTAAGCCCGGAAGCATTGGTAGAAAGGCTGGAAATTTACCAGAATACTGATACGGAACCCAAAGATCTTGATATGCAGCTTGCCCTTCAGCGTTGTTCACTGGAAAAAACATCAGACGCTTTGCAGCAGGTTGAGGAAAAATTAAAAGGTGAATACAAAGACCTGCTTCTTTTCTTTTTTAATAAAAATCCCGCCCCGAAAGGGAAATTTGAACATCCTTCGTGGTGGATGACGGCCGGAATTACATGCTCGCCGGGGAAAGTTTTTGAAGAATTTAAGGACTTTGGCTATGATGATATTCCTGAAGAATTTCTTTCCGGAATTTATGACTGGAAAACCATCGACAGCAAAAAAAATTCCTACTATCCCGTTGAACTCAATATCAGTGTTCCGAAATATCATCTGAAAAAAAGGCAGCATCCCCTTTTCCTTGAATACTTTATTGCAGAACAAAAACACTTTGCTGAGATTCCTTCCTTTATGTGGAGCTTTCCCAATACCCTTGGGAATGTTTTTGCAAAGATCGTCAAATACTGTCTGTTCTATTCAGGGCTTGCTGAGGTTTATGAAAGAAACCTGGTTCTGAGTACCGCGCAGGCATTGCACCAGATGAAAAAACCTCTGGATGCAATGGGATTACTGTTTTTGGGAACGGTCTTTCTAGATGGAGACAAAGTGATCCGGGGAACTGCCGCTGAAATCTGGCTGGAACATGTATCTCATAAAGTAATGGATAATGCTGAGCTCGGCAGAGTAATAGGTCTTCATGAAAAACTTGAATGGGCGCCTATAAAACGCTTTACGGATATTGTACAGCACCAGATGCTTAATGTCAGCAAAGACCATAACCTGGCCCTCGAACAGCTGCTGGCCCATATTCTTCTACAGATGGAAACCCCGGTGACCAATCTGAAAAAAATATTGGATATTTACCACGAGGTTTTAGCCTTAAATCAATCTGAGGCCGATAAAAACTTAAAAGAAAAACTGAATACCTGGAAAGAAAACTCCAGTCTGAAAAAAATCTGCAATCTTCTTCTAAAAAAATAG